A part of Synechococcus sp. UW179A genomic DNA contains:
- a CDS encoding alpha/beta fold hydrolase, with protein MTSFPCFRFPGLVAIVASLLVAQPAAAVERLTFTLPLLDERISLDLSQATNAQELIDSNPDLQELDWAGDGSVQKLIEALLTAPLPEETSSIVRQSLGHPLFEQLLLSASELVEVKGLPVDTSGRMVSEALAAAYRDDEPHLLGFLRHVPGDELSINLQELAFYAKRLRGNQDDARALVQKGTAAKPVASTIVAAAASGWTRRQSSVAVNHRPQPLQVTVISPTGLSNGRLVVISHGLWDAPSSFEGWAHLLAAHGYSVVLPGHPGSDSKQQQSLLQGKQPPPASEELRLRPMDVTAVIDAVEAGSLLSGSSVQTDSVAVVGHSWGATAALQLGGLQTTSRKLSSRCQDPRDPDRNLSWVLQCSWLKGADQGSLGDTRVRSVVVVSPPLRLLFDESSGPSMHAKALLVSGTRDWVVPSDPEAVVPLRNGQPLANGHRLVLASGGDHFNLWAPVGAEQPPVLGPLILAWINDHLGITDSLSFKGGGWGNQRVPLFDVTGQL; from the coding sequence ATGACGTCCTTCCCGTGTTTCCGCTTCCCTGGCTTGGTTGCAATCGTGGCTTCGCTGCTGGTCGCTCAACCGGCGGCAGCAGTTGAGCGCCTTACCTTCACCTTGCCTTTGCTGGATGAGCGCATCAGCCTTGATTTGAGTCAGGCCACCAATGCGCAGGAGCTGATCGACTCCAATCCAGATCTTCAGGAGCTGGATTGGGCAGGCGATGGATCCGTGCAAAAGCTGATTGAAGCTTTACTGACAGCACCGCTCCCTGAAGAGACCAGCAGCATTGTTCGCCAATCCCTCGGGCATCCCCTGTTTGAGCAGCTTCTTCTCTCTGCCTCCGAATTGGTTGAGGTCAAGGGTCTTCCGGTCGACACCAGCGGGCGCATGGTGTCTGAGGCTTTGGCCGCGGCCTATCGGGATGATGAGCCCCATCTGCTGGGATTCCTGCGTCATGTTCCGGGAGATGAGCTTTCGATCAATCTCCAGGAGCTCGCTTTTTACGCCAAGAGACTCAGAGGCAACCAGGACGATGCAAGGGCCTTGGTGCAAAAGGGCACCGCAGCCAAGCCCGTTGCTTCAACAATCGTCGCTGCGGCGGCATCCGGCTGGACCCGCCGACAAAGCTCCGTTGCGGTGAACCACCGTCCGCAGCCCCTGCAGGTCACAGTGATCTCCCCGACCGGTTTGTCCAATGGTCGACTGGTAGTGATTTCCCATGGGCTTTGGGATGCACCGTCCAGTTTCGAGGGCTGGGCCCATCTGCTCGCTGCCCATGGTTATTCCGTGGTGCTTCCAGGTCACCCGGGTAGTGATTCCAAGCAGCAGCAGTCACTGCTTCAGGGCAAACAGCCACCGCCGGCATCCGAGGAATTGCGCTTGCGTCCCATGGACGTCACTGCCGTGATTGATGCGGTCGAAGCGGGCAGCTTGCTCTCTGGTTCATCAGTTCAAACCGATTCAGTGGCTGTTGTCGGTCATTCCTGGGGTGCTACTGCGGCGCTGCAGTTAGGTGGTCTTCAGACCACGAGCCGGAAGCTGAGCTCCCGTTGTCAGGATCCTCGTGATCCAGACCGCAACCTGAGCTGGGTGTTGCAGTGCAGCTGGCTCAAAGGTGCTGATCAGGGATCGCTGGGTGACACGAGAGTTCGATCCGTGGTTGTGGTCAGTCCGCCTCTGCGTCTGTTGTTTGATGAATCCAGTGGTCCTTCGATGCATGCCAAGGCGCTGCTGGTGAGCGGCACCCGTGATTGGGTTGTGCCATCGGACCCTGAAGCGGTGGTCCCACTTCGCAATGGTCAGCCTCTGGCCAATGGCCATCGCCTTGTATTGGCCTCAGGCGGTGATCACTTCAATCTCTGGGCTCCAGTGGGTGCAGAACAACCACCGGTGCTGGGGCCCCTGATTCTTGCCTGGATCAATGACCATCTAGGAATTACCGATTCGCTCAGCTTCAAGGGCGGCGGTTGGGGCAATCAACGTGTGCCACTCTTCGATGTCACTGGCCAATTATGA
- a CDS encoding HAD family hydrolase, giving the protein MGLKLLHLHLHGLFRSKDLELGRDADTGGQTLYVLELARSLANRAEVDHVEVVTRLIQDRRVSLDYSRPLEPIAPGASIRRFSFGPRRYLRKEQLWPYLDELADQLVRHFRVSENRPDWIHAHYADAGYVGALVSRRLGIPLAYTGHSLGREKLRRLLAAGGEHEQIEQNYSISRRIDAEELALAHADLVITSTRQERDEQYARYGCFKPEHAEVVPPGVDSRRFHPHGNSDEFTEVSELLSSFLREPERQPLLAICRADRRKNIPALVEAFGRSAVLRQRHNLVLVLGNRDDSRQMDRQQREVFQQIFDLVDRYDLYGFVAYPKHHRRDQVPAIYRWAAAQRGLFVNPALTEPFGLTLLEAAASGLPMVATDDGGPREILSRCDNGLVVDVTDRESLQDGLERAGADRDRWRRWSDNGVEAVSRHYSWDAHVCSYLALMQERLKRSSTVTVSSQLLATPAGLSPFGSRLLLLDLDSSLEQPDLKDLQNLRQQLMAPSAQAAQTGFGIVTGRPLAAARQRFADLHLPDPQVWITQAGTQIHYGQEEQADRFWQAQISVDWQRESVERTLSDLGDHIKLQKSEHQGQFKVSYLLQQPGPSVLPLIRQRLRQSGLPARPQLRCHWFLDVLPMRASRSEAIRFLSLRWGLPLEHILVVASQQGDVELLRGLPAAVVTADHDPCLDGCRHQQRVYFANRSRLMGVLEGLQHYRFLSARSRLD; this is encoded by the coding sequence GTGGGACTGAAGCTGCTGCATCTTCATCTCCACGGCTTGTTTCGCTCAAAGGATCTGGAGCTTGGCCGTGACGCAGACACCGGAGGTCAGACCCTCTATGTGTTGGAACTGGCCCGCAGCCTGGCCAACCGAGCCGAGGTGGATCATGTCGAGGTCGTCACGCGTCTGATTCAGGATCGGCGCGTGTCCCTCGACTATTCCAGACCTCTAGAGCCGATTGCACCTGGTGCATCAATCCGTCGGTTCAGTTTCGGACCGCGCCGATATCTGCGTAAGGAACAGCTCTGGCCCTATCTCGATGAGCTGGCCGATCAGCTGGTTCGTCATTTTCGCGTCAGTGAAAATCGACCCGATTGGATTCACGCCCATTACGCCGACGCCGGCTATGTGGGGGCCCTGGTCAGTCGACGTTTGGGAATTCCCCTTGCCTACACAGGCCATTCCCTGGGACGTGAGAAATTGCGCCGTCTGCTTGCGGCTGGTGGAGAGCATGAACAGATCGAGCAGAATTATTCGATCAGTCGGCGCATCGATGCCGAAGAGCTGGCTCTTGCCCATGCCGATCTGGTGATCACCAGCACGCGACAGGAGCGTGATGAGCAATACGCCCGTTATGGATGCTTTAAGCCTGAGCATGCAGAGGTTGTGCCACCGGGTGTCGACAGCAGACGTTTCCACCCTCATGGCAACTCGGATGAATTCACCGAGGTTTCAGAGCTGCTGAGTTCGTTTTTGAGAGAGCCTGAACGTCAACCTCTGCTGGCCATCTGCCGTGCGGATCGGCGCAAAAACATTCCTGCGCTGGTTGAAGCCTTTGGTCGATCTGCGGTCTTGCGGCAGCGCCACAACCTGGTGCTCGTGCTGGGCAATCGTGATGATTCCCGCCAGATGGACCGTCAGCAGCGGGAGGTGTTTCAACAGATCTTTGATCTGGTTGACCGTTATGACCTCTACGGCTTCGTTGCCTATCCCAAGCACCATCGCCGTGATCAGGTTCCCGCCATCTATCGCTGGGCAGCGGCCCAACGCGGCTTGTTCGTTAATCCAGCACTGACGGAGCCTTTCGGTCTCACGCTGCTGGAGGCTGCGGCCTCGGGTCTGCCGATGGTGGCCACGGATGACGGTGGTCCTCGAGAGATTCTCAGCCGTTGCGATAACGGCCTTGTGGTGGACGTGACCGACCGGGAATCGCTCCAGGATGGATTGGAGCGTGCCGGTGCTGATCGCGATCGTTGGCGGAGGTGGAGTGACAACGGCGTGGAGGCTGTTAGCCGTCACTACAGCTGGGATGCTCATGTCTGTAGTTACCTGGCGCTGATGCAAGAGCGTCTGAAGCGCTCGAGCACGGTGACTGTTTCCTCGCAGCTGCTGGCGACACCAGCGGGTCTGAGTCCTTTCGGTTCCCGTCTGCTGCTGCTGGATCTCGATAGCAGTCTTGAACAGCCGGATCTCAAGGATCTGCAGAATCTGCGTCAACAGCTGATGGCACCTTCTGCCCAAGCTGCCCAGACAGGTTTCGGCATCGTGACCGGACGGCCTCTTGCTGCGGCCCGGCAGCGTTTCGCGGATCTGCATCTGCCTGACCCGCAGGTCTGGATCACCCAGGCGGGCACTCAGATTCACTACGGCCAGGAGGAGCAGGCGGATCGCTTCTGGCAGGCTCAAATCAGTGTTGACTGGCAACGCGAATCTGTGGAGCGGACCCTCTCCGATCTTGGAGATCACATCAAACTGCAGAAATCTGAGCACCAGGGTCAGTTCAAGGTCAGCTATCTCCTGCAGCAACCGGGCCCTTCCGTGTTGCCATTGATTCGCCAGCGTTTGCGTCAGAGCGGTCTGCCTGCAAGGCCTCAACTGCGCTGCCACTGGTTCCTAGATGTGCTGCCCATGCGGGCGTCTCGCAGTGAGGCGATTCGCTTTCTTTCGCTGCGTTGGGGTTTACCTCTGGAACACATTCTGGTGGTGGCCAGTCAGCAGGGCGATGTGGAGCTGCTCCGAGGACTGCCGGCGGCTGTTGTCACCGCCGATCATGACCCCTGCTTGGATGGTTGTCGTCATCAGCAGCGGGTTTATTTCGCCAATCGCTCCCGTCTAATGGGCGTGCTGGAGGGTCTGCAGCACTACCGCTTCCTCAGCGCACGCTCCCGACTGGATTAG
- the mraY gene encoding phospho-N-acetylmuramoyl-pentapeptide-transferase yields MLITVVVMVAFASDRWIPNSLLSLPLLTATLISAVVTWWGAPRLRALKMGQVIRTEGPEAHQSKSGTPTMGGLLVVPVGVIAGCLISWEGRSADQLLAVGLVTLAYMVIGGIDDWSSLTKRTNTGLKPRGKIVLQSAAAMLFLGWSAWQGWIPEAVVLPLGMAIPFGLLIWPLGLFVFLAESNATNLTDGLDGLASGCGALVFTGLGLQLILRGNEGDPALAAFCMAMAGCWLGFLIHNRNPARVFMGDTGSLAMGASLSAVALLSNSLWPLLVMGGVFLAESLSVIIQVWVFKATKGRDGVGRRVFRMAPLHHHFELAGTSEQIVVPMFWLATAGLVILGIVLRPT; encoded by the coding sequence GTGTTGATCACAGTGGTGGTGATGGTGGCCTTTGCGTCAGACCGCTGGATCCCCAACAGCCTGCTGAGCCTGCCCCTGCTCACGGCCACGCTGATTTCTGCCGTTGTGACCTGGTGGGGAGCACCGCGGCTGCGAGCTCTGAAGATGGGCCAGGTGATCCGAACAGAGGGTCCTGAAGCGCATCAAAGTAAATCTGGCACTCCAACCATGGGTGGCCTTCTCGTCGTCCCCGTTGGAGTGATTGCGGGATGCCTGATCAGCTGGGAAGGACGCAGCGCCGATCAACTGCTGGCTGTTGGACTGGTCACGCTGGCCTACATGGTGATCGGTGGCATTGATGACTGGAGCAGCCTGACCAAACGCACCAACACAGGCCTGAAACCCAGAGGAAAAATTGTGCTGCAGAGTGCTGCGGCCATGCTGTTTCTGGGTTGGTCAGCCTGGCAGGGGTGGATCCCTGAGGCGGTCGTTCTGCCCCTCGGGATGGCCATTCCTTTCGGCTTACTGATCTGGCCACTGGGGTTGTTCGTTTTCCTCGCGGAAAGCAATGCCACCAATCTCACCGATGGACTGGACGGCCTGGCCTCAGGCTGTGGCGCCCTTGTGTTCACGGGCCTGGGACTGCAATTAATCCTGCGCGGCAACGAGGGTGACCCTGCGTTGGCAGCGTTCTGCATGGCGATGGCCGGTTGCTGGCTCGGCTTTCTGATTCACAACCGCAACCCGGCAAGGGTGTTCATGGGAGATACGGGCTCCCTGGCGATGGGCGCGTCACTCAGTGCCGTGGCCTTGCTGTCCAACAGCCTTTGGCCCCTATTGGTGATGGGTGGCGTGTTCCTCGCTGAATCACTGTCGGTGATCATCCAGGTGTGGGTGTTCAAAGCGACCAAAGGGCGGGATGGTGTGGGACGCAGGGTGTTCCGCATGGCCCCACTCCATCACCATTTCGAACTGGCTGGAACATCCGAGCAGATTGTGGTGCCGATGTTCTGGCTTGCAACAGCAGGGCTGGTCATTCTTGGTATCGTTCTCCGCCCCACCTGA
- the purT gene encoding formate-dependent phosphoribosylglycinamide formyltransferase has product MTTFPATVMLLGSGELGKEVAIAAQRLGCRVIACDRYAGAPAMQVADVAEVLPMNEPEALLEVVRRHRPSVVIPEIEALAVKALAELEAEGITVIPTARATAVTMNRDRIRDLASAELKLRTARFAYAGSAEDLHRAAAPLGWPVVVKPVMSSSGKGQSVVKSAKDLDQAWEAAIANARGTSNQVIVEEFLRFDQEITLLTIRQRDGSTLFCPPIGHEQANGDYQCSWQPAQLSGEQLQRAQTMARTVTDNLGGTGLFGVEFFLCGDEVIFSELSPRPHDTGLVTLISQNLSEFELHLRAVLGLPIPTIRCAAAAASRVILADRHGSQVRYTGLESALSEPDTKVLLFGKEEARPGRRMGVALACGDQRADAQAKADRSAGAVSLQIND; this is encoded by the coding sequence ATGACGACGTTTCCCGCCACCGTGATGCTGTTGGGCAGTGGTGAACTGGGCAAAGAGGTGGCCATTGCCGCCCAGCGCCTGGGCTGCAGAGTGATTGCCTGCGATCGCTATGCCGGGGCACCGGCCATGCAGGTGGCAGATGTGGCGGAGGTTCTGCCGATGAATGAGCCTGAGGCACTGCTGGAAGTGGTGCGTCGCCATAGACCCAGCGTGGTGATACCAGAGATTGAAGCTCTGGCCGTGAAGGCCCTAGCCGAACTGGAGGCGGAAGGCATCACCGTGATTCCAACGGCCCGTGCCACTGCCGTGACCATGAACCGTGATCGAATCCGCGACCTGGCATCAGCTGAGCTCAAGCTGCGCACCGCTCGCTTCGCCTACGCAGGTAGTGCCGAAGACCTGCATCGAGCTGCAGCTCCATTGGGCTGGCCGGTGGTTGTCAAACCGGTGATGAGTTCCTCCGGAAAGGGGCAGAGCGTTGTGAAAAGCGCCAAGGATCTTGATCAGGCCTGGGAGGCAGCAATCGCCAACGCACGTGGCACCTCCAACCAGGTGATTGTGGAAGAGTTCCTGCGCTTTGATCAGGAGATCACACTGCTCACCATCCGCCAGCGAGACGGGTCAACGTTGTTCTGTCCACCGATCGGACACGAACAGGCCAACGGTGACTATCAATGCAGCTGGCAGCCTGCCCAACTGAGTGGAGAACAGTTGCAGCGAGCCCAGACCATGGCGCGCACGGTGACAGACAACCTGGGAGGAACAGGTTTGTTCGGGGTGGAGTTCTTTCTCTGCGGCGACGAGGTGATTTTTTCAGAGCTGTCTCCTCGTCCCCATGACACGGGTCTGGTCACTCTGATCAGCCAGAACCTCAGTGAATTCGAACTGCACCTGAGAGCTGTGCTTGGTTTGCCCATCCCAACGATCCGCTGTGCCGCAGCCGCAGCCAGCAGAGTGATCCTCGCGGACCGCCATGGCAGCCAGGTGCGTTACACCGGCCTGGAGTCAGCCCTGAGTGAACCCGACACCAAGGTGTTGTTGTTCGGAAAAGAGGAGGCCCGACCGGGTCGGCGCATGGGTGTGGCTTTGGCTTGCGGCGACCAACGGGCTGATGCTCAGGCCAAAGCAGATCGCAGCGCTGGTGCTGTGTCACTTCAGATCAACGACTAA
- a CDS encoding DUF3134 domain-containing protein — MALKILSLALTDLSALDNVNPALTRYGRKEPAPVLPLREEPDLLSWLETSGRLVEDEESNSPEVSTVEEEELSALMGEKEDYKADEENEENWED, encoded by the coding sequence TTGGCTCTGAAGATTTTGTCCTTAGCTCTCACGGACTTGAGCGCCCTCGACAACGTCAACCCGGCCCTCACCCGCTACGGACGCAAGGAGCCTGCACCGGTGCTTCCGCTTCGCGAGGAGCCCGATCTGCTGAGCTGGCTTGAAACCAGTGGTCGGCTGGTGGAGGACGAAGAGTCCAATTCACCCGAGGTGAGCACGGTGGAAGAAGAGGAACTCTCCGCGCTGATGGGTGAAAAAGAGGACTACAAGGCTGACGAAGAGAACGAAGAAAACTGGGAAGACTGA
- a CDS encoding cytochrome B6, which yields MLSSLSFTPVAFTTAGDAADGLIFGWEIATVQKWALIYLGASLLAFVIVWLVGALRTRV from the coding sequence ATGCTCTCATCCTTGAGCTTCACTCCCGTCGCATTCACGACGGCGGGAGATGCCGCTGATGGGCTGATCTTCGGCTGGGAGATCGCCACAGTGCAGAAATGGGCCTTGATCTATCTGGGTGCGTCGCTGCTGGCGTTTGTCATCGTCTGGTTGGTTGGAGCCTTGCGCACGAGGGTCTGA